A genomic window from Fusarium verticillioides 7600 chromosome 5, whole genome shotgun sequence includes:
- a CDS encoding acetyl-CoA acyltransferase produces MASLARRLKPLSTKSPSDIVILSAVRSPITRAFKGGFKDAWPEDILAPVMAQAALRAKIQNGDVQDVLIGNVLAELGFAKTGRMALLHAGFPTSTTFHTVNRQCSSSLQALTHMAHAIQAGQIDVALAGGVESMSKNYQSRGIPQDVGPTLRNTRVKAAADCLMPMGITSENVAKRYGVDRKMQDDYALLSHTRANDALAAGRFEEEIVPIEYTAYNSETGETSHVRVAADDTIRPNVTLEKLAKLKPAFRENGGSTAGNSSQISDGASAAILARRSWATERGLKPIARFLGTQVAGCEPDEMGMGPIYAIPRLYKHVGIEQKDVDVIELNEAFASQTLACISKLGLDVDSVNPNGGAIAIGHPTGATGTRQLATLVAELGRRGEEIGVISMCASTGIGVASAIIME; encoded by the exons ATGGCGAGTCTTGCAAGGCGTTTGAAACCACTGTCGACAAAGTCACCGAGTGATATAGTCATTTTATCAGCTGTTCGCAGTCCCATTACACGAGCGTTTAAAGGAGGGTTCAAAGATGCGTGGCCGGAAGACATTTTGGCGCCG GTTATGGCCCAAGCGGCACTGCGGGCTAAGATCCAGAATGGAGatgttcaagatgttctGATAGGGAATGTTCTCGCGGAGCTGGGCTTTGCAAAGACTGGTAGAATGGCACTCTTACACGCTGGTTTTCCGACATCAACGACTTTTCACACCGTTAATCGCCAGTGCTCGAGTAGTCTTCAGGCCCTAACTCACATGGCCCATGCCATCCAAGCGGGTCAGATTGATGTTGCTCTCGCTGGAGGTGTCGAAAGCATGTCGAAGAACTATCAGTCTCGTGGAATACCCCAAGACGTGGGTCCAACTCTGCGCAACACCAGGGTCAAAGCAGCTGCGGACTGTCTCATGCCTATGGGCATTACATCAGAGAATGTGGCTAAGAGATATGGAGTTGATCGCAAAATGCAAGACGACTACGCGCTGCTGAGTCACACTCGTGCAAATGATGCACTTGCTGCTGGTAggtttgaggaggagatagTACCGATTGAGTATACGGCATATAATAGCGAGACTGGGGAGACTTCACATGTTCGGGTTGCTGCAGATGACACTATCCGGCCAAACGTGACTTTAGAGAAGTTGGCCAAGCTTAAACCAGCTTTTCGGGAGAATGGTGGGAGCACCGCTGGAAACTC GTCCCAGATATCTGACGGCGCATCAGCAGCCATCCTAGCCCGCCGCTCATGGGCAACCGAACGAGGCCTGAAACCCATAGCTCGATTCCTCGGAACCCAAGTCGCAGGCTGCGAGCCCGACGAAATGGGCATGGGACCAATCTATGCCATTCCACGACTGTACAAGCATGTCGGTATAGAGCagaaagatgttgatgttattGAACTCAATGAAGCATTTGCGAGTCAGACTCTGGCGTGCATTAGTAAACTTGGCTTGGATGTCGATAGTGTTAATCCGAATGGTGGTGCTATTGCTATTGGGCATCCTACTGGAGCGACTGGGACGAGACAACTTGCTACGTTGGTTGCGGAGCTTGGGAGACGGGGGGAGGAGATTGGTGTTATTAGCATGTGTGCTAG TACTGGGATTGGTGTTGCGTCCGCTATAATCATGGAGTAG
- a CDS encoding 3-carboxy-cis,cis-muconate cycloisomerase, whose product MLRTRQSCRVLTQITHQAHPHRWNACVRLPTLVQRRAIGSVSAIDSVIFRNLFGTDEIRNVFSDQAYINRCVDVEAALARAQAQCNVIPADAAADITSKANATSLDMDRLRNETDVVGYPILPLVRQLNDMCGSAGKYLHWGATTQDIMDTASVLQIKSGLDIVETKLTGVINALQDLAVTYRDTPMAGRTHLQHALPVTFGYKCAVWLSSLYRHRERLQQLKSRALVVQYGGAAGTLASLGDGPEGVNVRKKLAAELGLENPSITWHVTRDGIAEVTNLLALIGGSLGKIALDLIIMSSNELGEVAEPFVPHRGASSTMPQKRNPISSEVILAASKILRSNASLVLDGMVSDFERASGPWHLEWVAIPESFVIAVGALHQAEFALAGLVVDKERMADNLASTRGLIVGEALMMALAKFVGRQDAHDIVYEACKVTIESKDGSTLLDTLKKDGRVTKHLSLSDLERLCDPINYLGSAQRMVDDTLAENAS is encoded by the exons ATGCTGCGCACACGTCAATCTTGCAGGGTACTCACCCAAATcactcatcaagctcatccacaCCGCTGGAATGCCTGTGTACGACTGCCAACACTTGTTCAGCGCCGTGCAATCGGCTCAGTCAGTGCCATTGACTCTGTAATATTTCGTAACTTATTCGGCACCGACGAGATTCGCAAT GTCTTCAGTGACCAAGCCTACATCAACAGATGCGTCGACGTTGAAGCTGCTCTAGCACGCGCCCAAGCCCAATGCAATGTCATTCCCGCCgatgcagcagcagacatCACCTCCAAAGCCAATGCCACCAGCCTCGACATGGACCGGCTGCGCAACGAGACTGATGTCGTGGGGTatcccattcttcctctAGTGCGTCAATTAAACGACATGTGCGGCTCTGCTGGAAAGTATCTGCACTGGGGTGCCACAACACAGGATATCATGGATACAGCGAGTGTGTTGCAGATCAAGTCTGGTCTTGATATCGTCGAGACCAAGTTGACTGGCGTGATAAACGcgcttcaagatcttgcagttACGTATCGCGATACACCCATGGCTGGAAGGACACATCTGCAGCATGCATTGCCTGTTACCTTTGGCTACAAATGCGCCGTCTGGCTATCAAGTCTTTACCGCCATAGAGAGCGACTTCAGCAGCTCAAGAGTCGTGCTCTTGTTGTTCAGTATGGAGGCGCGGCTGGAACCTTGGCGTCCCTCGGCGATGGCCCTGAGGGCGTCAATGTTAGAAAGAAACTCGCTGCAGAACTCGGCCTGGAGAACCCATCAATCACCTGGCACGTTACCCGCGATGGCATCGCCGAAGTGACAAACCTCCTAGCCCTCATCGGCGGCTCCCTCGGCAAAATCGCATTAGACCTAATAATCATGTCCTCCAACGAACTCGGTGAAGTAGCAGAACCCTTCGTCCCCCACCGCGGCGCCTCATCCACGATGCCCCAGAAGCGCAACCCCATCTCCAGCGAAGTAATCCTCGCCGCCTCCAAAATCCTGCGCTCCAACGCCAGTCTCGTTCTCGACGGTATGGTATCTGACTTTGAACGCGCATCAGGACCATGGCATTTAGAATGGGTAGCCATACCTGAAAGCTTCGTCATAGCAGTTGGAGCGCTTCACCAAGCTGAGTTTGCGCTTGCTGGGCTGGTTGTGGATAAGGAGCGTATGGCGGATAATCTTGCTTCGACGAGGGGACTTATTGTTGGGGAagcgttgatgatggcgtTGGCGAAGTTTGTGGGGAGGCAGGATGCGCATGATATTGTTTATGAGGCTTGTAAGGTTACTATTGAGAGTAAGGATGGGAGTACGCTGCTTGATAcgttgaagaaggatgggaGGGTGACCAAGCATCTGTCTTTGAGTGACCTGGAGAGGCTCTGTGATCCTATTAATTATTTGGGGTCGGCGCAGCGTATGGTTGACGATACCTTGGCTGAGAATGCATCTTAA
- a CDS encoding homogentisate 1,2-dioxygenase, with amino-acid sequence MVAAIKRREPATDPQKVFHYTDLQRTKPTRENDPYEYLAGWGNRHQSEVIPGTLPAGQNNPQDRGFGLYTEGITYSAFAAPRGLNMSTYMYRARPSAAHQGYSNIETKSHIENCFLSLNPKVEPLYQQAEWSPFPLPGEDEVIDFTDGLHTLAGSGDPNLRQGIAVYVYMINASMVNKAYCNTDGDFLITPQLGIIDIQTEMGRLFVQPGEICVIQRGVRFRINLAEGVPVARGHIAEVWGSMWELPDLGPIGGHGLANPRDFLYPVAHIDEDLHVPFKIVVKNNGKHVVISQDHSPFDVVAWHGNAVPYKYDLTKFASQNSTSIDHTDPSINTVLTAKSFDPHVPLADYLWFGPRWDVASNSLRAPYYHRNSATEMLACIYGAGLGRSDDFLPGGCSYEGGHTPHGGFGEEYITESILQHNEPRRILENQMTIMVESSRTFLFTEYAREICGVLHKQATDYRVWDNLPDRFSAHPLTKQLLERVAKDKASQKKAVDYYHSVQLLDARGQPTQVLPHETNGHAKISAVDAAVWN; translated from the exons ATGGTCGCCGCTATCAAGAGACGTGAACCCGCCACAGATCCCCAAAAAGTCTTCCACTACACAGACCTCCAGCGCACCAAACCAACCCGCGAGAATGACCCCTACGAATACCTCGCAGGCTGGGGCAACCGCCATCAATCAGAAGTCATCCCCGGGACTCTCCCCGCCGGCCAAAACAACCCCCAAGACAGAGGTTTTGGTCTGTACACTGAGGGTATCACCTACTCTGCTTTCGCAGCTCCTCGCGGCCTCAACATGAGCACCTACATGTATCGCGCTCGACCATCTGCTGCGCACCAAGGGTATTCTAATATCGAGACAAAGTCTCATATTGAGAATTGCTTTTTGTCGCTGAACCCAAAGGTTGAGCCGCTGTATCAGCAGGCTGAGTGGTCGCCTTTTCCGCTGCCGGGGGAGGATGAAGTGATTGATTTTACGGATGGGTTGCATACTCTTGCTGGGAGTGGGGATCCGAATCTGAGACAGGGTATTGCTGTTTATGTCTATATGATCAATGCTTCTATGGTCAACAAGGCATATTGCAACACAGACGGCGACTTTCTCATCACTCCTCAGCTCGGCATCATAGACATTCAAACAGAGATGGGTCGTCTCTTCGTCCAGCCAGGCGAGATCTGTGTTATTCAGCGTGGTGTACGCTTCCGCATCAATCTTGCAGAGGGCGTCCCCGTTGCTCGTGGCCATATCGCTGAAGTCTGGGGATCTATGTGGGAGCTTCCTGACCTAGGACCCATCGGAGGACACGGTCTGGCTAACCCGCGAGATTTTCTTTATCCTGTCGCCCACATCGACGAGGATCTACATGTGCCTTTCAAAATTGTTGTCAAGAATAACGGAAAGCATGTTGTCATCAGTCAGGATCATAGTCcgtttgatgttgttgcgTGGCATGGGAATGCAGTTCCCTACAAG TACGATTTGACAAAGTTTGCGTCTCAGAACAGCACCAGTATTGATCACACTGACCCGAGTATCAATACTGTGTTGACGGCAAAGTCATTCGACCCTCATGTTCCGCTCGCAGACTATCTCTGGTTTGGTCCACGATGGGACGTAGCTAGCAACTCTTTGCGTGCACCTTACTATCACCGAAACAGCGCGACCGAGATGTTGGCTTGTATCTATGGAGCAGGTCTCGGCCGGTCCGATGACTTCTTGCCCGGTGGTTGCAGCTACGAGGGCGGACATACTCCACATGGCGGCTTTGGTGAGGAGTACATCACGGAATCTATCTTGCAGCACAACGAACCACGCAGGATCCTAGAGA ATCAAATGACCATCATGGTTGAATCGTCTCGCACATTCCTGTTCACAGAGTACGCACGAGAGATCTGCGGTGTTCTCCACAAGCAAGCCACCGACTATCGAGTTTGGGATAATCTTCCCGATCGCTTCTCGGCACATCCTTTGACTAAGCAGCTGCTTGAACGTGTTGCGAAGGATAAGgcgagccagaagaaggcggtTGACTACTATCATTCTGTTCAGTTGCTAGACGCCAGGGGTCAGCCTACCCAAGTGCTCCCCCATGAAACTAATGGCCATGCAAAGATTAGCGCAGTCGATGCAGCGGTTTGGAACTAG